Proteins encoded in a region of the Scomber scombrus chromosome 16, fScoSco1.1, whole genome shotgun sequence genome:
- the nxph1 gene encoding neurexophilin-1: protein MQVTSWCAVFLLTPALCLVTSAHASKSDIVKSGSPKSTLKHIWTESSKDMSISRLLSQTLHGKENSTALDLRYDTPEPYSEQDLWDWLRNSTDLQDSRPRAKRRPMVKTGKFKKMFGWGDFHSNIKTVKLNLLITGKIVDHGNGTFSVYFRHNSTGQGNVSVSLVPPTKIVEFDVAAQQSVIDAKDSKSFNCRIEYEKVEKGAKNTLCNYDPSKTCYQEQTQSHVSWLCSKPFKVICIFISFYSTDYKLVQKVCPDYNYHSDTPYFPSG from the coding sequence GTCACAAGTGCCCATGCCTCAAAGTCGGACATTGTGAAGTCTGGGAGCCCCAAATCCACGCTAAAGCATATATGGACAGAAAGCAGTAAGGATATGTCCATCAGTAGGCTGCTGTCACAGACTCTGCATGGCAAAGAGAACAGCACAGCCTTGGACCTTCGCTATGATACTCCGGAACCCTACTCTGAGCAGGACCTGTGGGACTGGCTGAGGAACTCCACAGACCTGCAGGACTCGCGGCCGCGGGCTAAGCGGCGGCCCATGGTCAAGACGGGGAAGTTCAAGAAAATGTTTGGCTGGGGGGACTTCCACTCCAACATAAAGACGGTCAAACTTAACCTGCTAATCACCGGTAAGATCGTGGATCACGGCAACGGCACCTTCAGTGTCTACTTCCGCCACAACTCCACAGGCCAAGGGAACGTGTCCGTCAGCTTGGTCCCTCCCACCAAGATTGTGGAGTTCGACGTGGCGGCGCAGCAGTCCGTCATCGATGCCAAGGACTCAAAGTCCTTCAACTGCCGCATAGAGTATGAGAAGGTGGAGAAGGGCGCCAAGAATACGCTCTGCAACTACGACCCGTCCAAGACCTGTTATCAGGAGCAGACCCAGAGCCACGTCTCCTGGCTCTGCTCCAAACCTTTCAAAGTCATCTGCATCTTCATTTCCTTCTACAGCACCGATTACAAACTGGTGCAGAAAGTGTGCCCGGACTACAACTACCACAGTGACACTCCTTATTTCCCCTCCGGCTGA